A section of the Enterobacter sp. C2 genome encodes:
- a CDS encoding DMT family transporter, producing the protein MISGVLYALFAGLMWGLIFVGPLIVPEYPALLQSMGRYLALGLIAVPLAWLGRKRLQKLTRRDWLTALALTMMGNLIYYACLASAIQRTGAPVSTMIIGTLPVVIPVFANLLYSHRDGKLAWSKMVPALVCIAIGLACVNVAELQHGVANLDGWRYVSGILLAAISVICWAWYALRNARWLRENPDKNPMMWATAQALVTLPVSLLGYVVVCGWLAGQQPEFALPFGPRPWVFIGLMVAIAVLCSWVGALCWNIASQKLPTVILGPLIVFETLAGLLYTFLLRQSLPPVLTASGILLLVVGVTLAVRGKPVH; encoded by the coding sequence ATGATTAGCGGCGTGCTGTATGCCCTGTTTGCAGGCTTAATGTGGGGATTGATTTTTGTCGGGCCATTGATTGTGCCAGAGTACCCGGCGCTGCTGCAGTCGATGGGGCGCTACCTGGCGCTGGGGCTGATCGCCGTGCCGCTGGCGTGGCTCGGGCGTAAACGCCTGCAAAAGCTAACCCGCCGGGACTGGCTCACCGCGCTGGCACTGACCATGATGGGCAACCTGATCTATTACGCCTGCCTGGCAAGCGCGATTCAGCGTACCGGCGCACCGGTATCCACCATGATTATCGGCACGCTGCCAGTGGTGATCCCGGTTTTTGCCAACCTGCTCTACAGCCATCGCGATGGCAAGCTGGCCTGGTCGAAGATGGTGCCCGCGCTCGTGTGTATTGCTATCGGCCTGGCGTGCGTGAACGTCGCCGAGCTGCAGCACGGTGTGGCAAATTTGGACGGATGGCGCTACGTCTCTGGCATTCTGCTTGCCGCTATCTCAGTGATTTGCTGGGCGTGGTATGCGCTGCGCAACGCCCGCTGGCTGCGGGAGAATCCGGATAAAAACCCGATGATGTGGGCCACGGCCCAGGCGCTGGTGACCCTGCCGGTCTCCCTGTTGGGCTACGTCGTCGTCTGTGGCTGGCTGGCTGGTCAGCAACCCGAATTTGCGCTGCCGTTTGGACCGCGCCCTTGGGTATTCATTGGATTAATGGTGGCGATTGCCGTGCTCTGCTCGTGGGTGGGTGCGCTGTGCTGGAATATCGCCAGCCAGAAGCTGCCGACGGTGATTTTAGGTCCGCTGATTGTCTTCGAAACATTAGCGGGGCTGCTCTATACTTTCCTGCTGCGCCAGAGCCTGCCGCCCGTGCTAACCGCATCCGGTATTCTGCTACTGGTCGTGGGTGTCACGCTGGCCGTAAGGGGAAAACCGGTTCATTAG
- a CDS encoding methyl-accepting chemotaxis protein, giving the protein MFKRMKVITLLISVLLALGVMQLISASVFITALNNDKDNFNVSQLSSQNVAEFTDAWISLNQVRVTLNRGMLRLQSSEASQVNGGQLGELVTIAKNLLAEAKDHYDKYYALPETPGMDEHMADRLEEQYRNYSTTLTQMNTLLAQGDLTGMFKQNAEQKQKAMQEVYREWRQAQADLASKGVKDNESDYKRILWILSAIMLVVIAVIITSWIAMRRVLLQPLDEVLGHIRAIAAGDLTRPIAAEGKNEMALLAHNVKEMQTALANTVGVVRGGADVIYTGASEISTGSNDLSSRTEQQAASLEETAASMEQLTATVKQNADNARQASRLALDASSTAKKGGSVVESVVRTMDEIATSSHKIAQITNVIDGIAFQTNILALNAAVEAARAGEQGRGFAVVAGEVRTLAQRSAQAAKEIKGLIDDSGDRVDAGSALVNQAGETMAEIVSAVTRVTDIMGEIASASDEQSRGIDQVGQAVAEMDRVTQQNASLVQESAAAAAALEEQSARLSEAVAVFKIAREDSR; this is encoded by the coding sequence ATGTTTAAACGTATGAAAGTCATTACCCTGTTGATTTCAGTCCTGCTGGCGCTAGGCGTCATGCAGCTGATCTCAGCCAGCGTGTTCATTACCGCGCTCAATAACGATAAAGATAATTTCAATGTTTCTCAGCTCTCCAGCCAAAACGTCGCCGAGTTTACCGACGCATGGATTAGCCTGAACCAGGTCCGCGTGACCCTCAACCGCGGCATGCTGCGCCTGCAAAGCAGCGAGGCGAGCCAGGTTAACGGCGGGCAGCTCGGCGAGCTGGTCACCATCGCGAAAAACTTGCTGGCAGAGGCTAAGGACCATTACGACAAATACTATGCGCTGCCGGAAACGCCGGGAATGGACGAGCATATGGCTGACCGTCTGGAAGAGCAGTATCGTAACTACTCTACGACCCTGACCCAGATGAACACCTTGCTGGCGCAAGGCGATCTGACGGGAATGTTCAAACAGAACGCCGAGCAGAAGCAGAAAGCGATGCAGGAGGTCTACCGTGAATGGCGTCAGGCGCAGGCAGATCTGGCCAGCAAAGGCGTGAAAGATAACGAGAGCGACTACAAACGTATTCTGTGGATCCTCTCAGCCATCATGCTGGTGGTGATCGCCGTGATTATTACCAGCTGGATTGCGATGCGCCGTGTGTTGCTCCAGCCGCTGGATGAGGTACTCGGTCACATCCGCGCTATCGCCGCAGGCGATCTGACCCGGCCAATTGCTGCCGAAGGCAAAAACGAAATGGCGCTGCTGGCGCATAATGTGAAGGAGATGCAGACGGCGCTGGCGAACACGGTTGGCGTGGTGCGTGGCGGGGCTGACGTAATCTATACCGGGGCGAGCGAGATCTCCACCGGCAGCAACGATCTCTCTTCCCGTACCGAACAGCAGGCGGCCTCTCTGGAAGAGACGGCAGCCAGCATGGAGCAGCTGACGGCGACCGTGAAGCAGAATGCCGATAACGCTCGTCAGGCCTCCCGTCTGGCGCTGGATGCCTCCTCTACCGCGAAGAAAGGCGGCAGCGTCGTAGAGAGCGTGGTGCGGACGATGGATGAGATCGCCACCAGCTCCCATAAGATTGCTCAGATCACCAACGTGATTGACGGCATTGCCTTCCAGACTAACATTCTGGCGCTGAACGCGGCGGTAGAAGCAGCGCGTGCCGGTGAGCAGGGTCGGGGCTTTGCCGTTGTTGCTGGCGAGGTACGTACCCTTGCCCAGCGCAGCGCCCAGGCGGCGAAAGAGATTAAAGGCCTGATTGATGACTCTGGCGACCGCGTCGACGCAGGCTCTGCGCTGGTGAATCAGGCTGGGGAGACCATGGCAGAGATTGTTAGCGCCGTCACCCGCGTGACCGACATCATGGGCGAAATAGCCTCTGCTTCTGATGAGCAGAGCCGTGGTATCGATCAGGTCGGCCAGGCGGTAGCAGAGATGGACCGTGTGACCCAGCAGAACGCCTCGCTGGTGCAGGAGTCTGCCGCCGCCGCCGCCGCGCTGGAGGAGCAGTCCGCTCGCCTGAGCGAGGCAGTCGCGGTGTTTAAGATCGCTCGTGAAGATAGTCGCTAA
- the ytfE gene encoding iron-sulfur cluster repair protein YtfE: MAFRDQSLGELALSIPRASALFRQYDMDYCCGGKQTLARAAQRKALNVEEIEAALAKLAEQPVDKEWRVAPLAEIIDHIIVRYHDRHREQLPELILQATKVERVHADKPNVPRGLTKYLTMLHEELTNHMMKEERILFPMIKQGQGSHAAGPVSVMESEHDEAGELLEVIKHTTHNVTPPPEACTTWKAMYNGINELIDDLMEHISLENNVLFPRALAGE, from the coding sequence ATGGCCTTTCGCGATCAATCTTTAGGTGAGCTAGCGCTCTCTATCCCTCGGGCCTCGGCCCTGTTCCGTCAGTACGATATGGACTACTGCTGCGGCGGTAAGCAGACGCTGGCCCGTGCAGCCCAGCGTAAAGCGCTAAACGTTGAAGAAATTGAGGCCGCGCTGGCGAAGCTGGCCGAGCAGCCGGTGGACAAAGAGTGGCGCGTGGCCCCGCTGGCCGAGATTATCGATCATATCATCGTCCGCTATCACGACAGGCACCGCGAGCAGCTTCCAGAGCTGATCCTTCAGGCCACTAAGGTTGAGCGCGTACACGCCGATAAACCGAACGTGCCGCGCGGGCTGACCAAATACCTGACCATGCTGCATGAGGAGCTCACTAACCACATGATGAAAGAGGAGCGGATCCTCTTTCCAATGATCAAACAGGGTCAGGGCAGCCATGCGGCGGGACCGGTAAGCGTAATGGAGAGCGAGCATGATGAGGCGGGCGAGCTGCTGGAGGTGATCAAACACACCACTCATAACGTAACGCCGCCGCCGGAGGCCTGCACAACGTGGAAGGCGATGTATAACGGGATTAACGAGCTGATTGACGATCTGATGGAGCACATCAGCCTGGAGAATAACGTGCTCTTCCCGCGTGCGTTAGCGGGAGAGTAA
- the cycA gene encoding D-serine/D-alanine/glycine transporter, with protein MVDQIKVATDEQAPAEPSLRRHLTNRHIQLIAIGGAIGTGLFMGSGKTISLAGPSIIFVYMIIGFMLFFVMRAMGELLLSNLEYKSFSDFAADLLGPWAGYFTGWTYWFCWVVTGMADVVAITAYAQFWFPGLSDWVASLAVIGLLLSLNLATVKLFGEMEFWFAMIKIVAIVSLIIVGVVMVMMNFQSPTGVEASFTHLWDDGGWFPKGLSGFFAGFQIAVFAFVGIELVGTTAAETKDPEKSLPRAINSIPIRIIMFYVFALIVIMSVTPWSSVVPNKSPFVELFVLVGLPAAASIINFVVLTSAASSANSGVFSTSRMLFGLAQDGVAPKSFGKLSKRAVPATGLTFSCICLLGGVVILYVNPSVIEAFTMITTVSAILFMFVWTIILCSYLVYRKRRPELHAKSIYKMPLGKVMCWVCMAFFAFVLVLLTLEEDTRQALIVTPLWFVVLGAFWLLVGKKRVESFRK; from the coding sequence ATGGTAGATCAAATCAAAGTCGCTACCGACGAGCAGGCCCCGGCCGAGCCGTCGCTACGGCGTCATCTCACTAACCGTCATATTCAGCTTATTGCCATTGGAGGTGCCATCGGTACCGGGCTGTTTATGGGATCGGGTAAAACAATCAGTCTTGCCGGCCCGTCGATCATATTTGTTTATATGATCATCGGCTTTATGCTCTTTTTCGTGATGCGCGCCATGGGCGAGCTGCTGCTGTCGAACCTTGAGTACAAGTCGTTCAGCGACTTTGCCGCCGATCTGCTTGGCCCGTGGGCGGGCTACTTTACCGGCTGGACCTACTGGTTCTGCTGGGTAGTAACCGGTATGGCGGACGTGGTGGCCATTACCGCCTACGCCCAGTTCTGGTTCCCTGGCCTGTCGGACTGGGTAGCCTCGCTGGCGGTGATCGGGCTGCTGCTGAGCCTTAACCTGGCGACAGTGAAGCTGTTCGGCGAGATGGAGTTCTGGTTTGCGATGATTAAAATCGTCGCCATCGTGTCGCTGATTATCGTCGGCGTGGTGATGGTCATGATGAATTTCCAGTCGCCAACCGGCGTTGAGGCCTCTTTTACCCACCTGTGGGATGACGGCGGCTGGTTCCCGAAAGGGCTGAGCGGCTTCTTTGCTGGCTTCCAGATTGCGGTCTTTGCCTTTGTTGGTATCGAGCTGGTAGGCACCACGGCGGCGGAAACGAAGGATCCAGAGAAGTCGCTGCCGCGCGCGATTAACTCTATCCCTATCCGTATCATTATGTTCTACGTCTTCGCGCTGATTGTGATCATGTCCGTGACGCCGTGGAGCTCCGTAGTACCGAACAAAAGCCCGTTTGTGGAGCTGTTTGTGCTGGTGGGTCTGCCAGCGGCGGCGAGCATCATCAACTTTGTGGTGCTGACCTCGGCGGCCTCTTCGGCGAACAGCGGCGTCTTCTCTACCAGCCGGATGCTGTTTGGCCTGGCCCAGGATGGCGTGGCACCAAAGAGCTTCGGCAAGCTGTCGAAGCGTGCCGTACCGGCAACCGGCCTGACCTTCTCCTGCATCTGCCTGCTGGGCGGCGTGGTGATCCTCTACGTTAACCCGAGCGTGATTGAAGCGTTCACCATGATCACCACCGTATCGGCGATCCTGTTTATGTTCGTCTGGACCATTATTCTCTGCTCGTATCTGGTCTACCGTAAGCGCCGTCCGGAGCTGCACGCGAAGTCCATCTACAAGATGCCGCTGGGCAAGGTGATGTGCTGGGTATGCATGGCGTTCTTCGCCTTTGTGCTGGTGCTGCTGACCCTGGAAGAGGATACCCGTCAGGCGCTGATCGTTACGCCGCTGTGGTTTGTAGTGCTGGGGGCATTCTGGCTGCTAGTCGGCAAGAAGCGCGTAGAGAGTTTCCGCAAGTAA
- the fklB gene encoding FKBP-type peptidyl-prolyl cis-trans isomerase, translating to MTTPTFDTIEAQASYGIGLQVGQQLSESGLQGLLPEALVAGIADALAGKQPAVPVDVVHRALREIHERADAVRRERFAAMAEEGVKYLDENREREGVNSTESGLQFRVIKQGEGAIPARTDRVRVHYTGKLTDGSVFDSSVARGEPAEFPVNGVIPGWIEALTLMPVGSKWELTIPQNLAYGERGAGASIPPFSTLVFEVELLEIL from the coding sequence ATGACAACCCCGACGTTTGACACTATCGAAGCACAGGCAAGTTACGGTATCGGCCTGCAGGTAGGCCAGCAGCTGAGCGAGTCTGGCCTCCAGGGCCTGCTGCCGGAAGCGCTGGTTGCCGGTATTGCCGACGCGCTGGCAGGTAAACAGCCTGCTGTGCCGGTGGATGTTGTTCATCGTGCGCTGCGTGAAATTCACGAGCGTGCCGATGCGGTGCGTCGCGAGCGTTTTGCCGCGATGGCTGAAGAGGGCGTGAAGTATCTGGACGAGAACCGCGAGCGTGAAGGCGTGAACAGCACCGAATCTGGCCTGCAGTTCCGCGTGATCAAGCAGGGCGAGGGCGCTATCCCGGCGCGTACCGACCGCGTGCGCGTGCACTACACCGGTAAACTGACGGACGGTTCAGTCTTTGACAGCTCCGTCGCCCGTGGCGAGCCGGCTGAGTTTCCGGTTAACGGCGTGATCCCAGGCTGGATCGAAGCGCTGACCCTGATGCCGGTAGGCTCTAAGTGGGAGCTGACCATTCCGCAGAACCTGGCCTACGGCGAACGTGGCGCGGGCGCATCGATCCCGCCGTTCAGCACCCTGGTGTTTGAAGTCGAGCTGCTGGAAATCCTGTAA
- a CDS encoding LysM-like peptidoglycan-binding domain-containing protein has translation MPGRFALKPTLAKIWYAPDNFRIMDPLPPAHRRGIIIAALLVVIGLLLPSGDSGDDAPVRRDAQLDIAPSQPSTNAQPQLAPTVSDPQLVAPVAPEPIQEQEQPEETQPQPTQNSVVQPFQESGGIDQQWRTYRIASGQTLAQLFRDHNLPATDVYAMAQVEGNGKPLSTLQTGQVVKIRQNASGVVTGLTIETGDGDVLFTRQANGSFIRAR, from the coding sequence ATGCCCGGGCGATTTGCACTGAAACCGACTCTGGCGAAAATCTGGTACGCGCCGGATAACTTTCGCATTATGGATCCGCTGCCCCCTGCGCACCGTCGCGGCATCATTATTGCGGCGCTGCTTGTAGTCATCGGCCTTTTGCTGCCTTCCGGGGACAGCGGCGATGATGCGCCCGTCAGGCGCGACGCGCAGCTGGATATCGCCCCTTCCCAGCCGTCTACCAACGCTCAGCCGCAGCTAGCGCCTACGGTGAGCGATCCCCAACTGGTTGCACCGGTGGCCCCGGAGCCAATCCAGGAGCAGGAGCAGCCGGAAGAGACGCAGCCGCAGCCGACACAGAACAGTGTCGTGCAGCCTTTCCAGGAGTCAGGGGGTATTGATCAGCAGTGGCGGACCTATCGCATCGCATCGGGTCAAACCCTGGCCCAGCTGTTCCGCGATCATAACCTGCCAGCAACGGATGTTTACGCGATGGCACAGGTCGAGGGCAACGGCAAGCCGCTCAGCACGCTGCAAACCGGTCAGGTGGTGAAGATCCGCCAGAACGCCAGCGGTGTGGTTACCGGCCTGACGATTGAAACCGGCGATGGCGACGTGCTGTTTACCCGCCAGGCCAACGGCAGCTTTATCCGCGCCCGCTAA
- a CDS encoding DMT family transporter translates to METVSSVPVFARRNVAYAGATLCCLLWGSSYPAIKSGYELFAIATDDIPSKIVFAGYRFLFAGVLLLLFAMAQRKPIARLSQRQYGQIAILGLTQTSIQYIFFYIGLAFTTGVKGSIMNATGTFFSVLLAHLIYKNDRLSYNKSIGCVLGFAGVMLVNVNPSLLDFSFSMMGDGFVVLAAFILSASMLYGKRISQTVDPTVMTGWQLAFGGGVLVLGGYLTGGTLAVHSVQAAVLLGYLTLLSSIAFALWSVLLKYNRVSMIAPFNFVVPVAGTVLSAIFLGENILEMKYAIALVLVCSGIWWVNKPKA, encoded by the coding sequence ATGGAAACAGTCTCTTCAGTACCGGTTTTCGCCCGTAGAAACGTCGCCTACGCCGGAGCTACGCTCTGCTGTCTGCTCTGGGGCAGCTCCTATCCCGCCATTAAGAGCGGCTATGAACTCTTTGCTATCGCCACCGACGATATCCCCTCGAAGATCGTCTTTGCTGGCTATCGCTTTCTGTTTGCCGGTGTTCTGCTGCTGCTGTTTGCCATGGCGCAGCGCAAACCCATCGCCCGGCTCAGCCAGCGCCAGTATGGGCAGATCGCTATTCTCGGCCTGACGCAAACCTCGATTCAGTACATCTTCTTCTATATCGGCCTCGCGTTTACCACCGGGGTGAAAGGCTCAATCATGAACGCCACGGGCACCTTCTTCAGCGTGCTGCTGGCCCACCTTATCTATAAAAATGACAGGCTCAGCTACAACAAGAGCATCGGCTGCGTGCTGGGCTTTGCCGGGGTGATGCTGGTGAACGTCAACCCTTCGCTGCTGGATTTCAGCTTTAGCATGATGGGGGACGGTTTTGTGGTACTGGCGGCGTTTATACTGTCGGCCTCGATGCTGTATGGTAAACGCATCTCGCAAACCGTCGATCCAACGGTAATGACCGGCTGGCAGCTGGCGTTTGGCGGTGGGGTATTGGTGCTGGGGGGTTATCTTACCGGCGGCACGCTGGCAGTGCATAGCGTGCAAGCGGCGGTGCTCCTCGGCTATCTGACGCTGCTCTCATCCATCGCCTTTGCCCTGTGGAGCGTTCTGCTGAAGTACAACCGCGTCAGCATGATTGCGCCGTTTAACTTTGTCGTCCCGGTGGCGGGCACGGTGCTGTCGGCGATCTTCCTTGGGGAGAATATCCTGGAGATGAAATACGCCATTGCGCTGGTGCTGGTCTGCTCGGGGATCTGGTGGGTTAATAAACCCAAAGCATGA
- the rplI gene encoding 50S ribosomal protein L9, with amino-acid sequence MQVILLDKVANLGSLGDQVNVKAGYARNFLVPQGKAVPATKKNVEFFEARRAELEAKLADVLTAAEARAEKINALGTVTIASKAGDEGKLFGSIGTRDIADAVTAAGVDVAKSEVRLPNGVLRTTGEHEVDFQVHSEVFAKVIINVVAE; translated from the coding sequence ATGCAAGTTATTCTGCTTGATAAAGTAGCAAACCTCGGTAGCCTGGGTGACCAGGTTAACGTTAAAGCGGGCTACGCTCGTAACTTCCTGGTACCACAGGGCAAAGCTGTTCCTGCTACCAAGAAAAACGTTGAATTCTTCGAAGCACGCCGTGCTGAACTGGAAGCTAAACTGGCTGACGTTCTGACCGCTGCTGAAGCTCGCGCTGAGAAAATCAACGCACTGGGCACCGTTACCATCGCGTCTAAAGCAGGCGACGAAGGTAAACTGTTCGGTTCCATCGGTACTCGCGACATCGCTGATGCTGTAACTGCAGCTGGCGTTGACGTAGCTAAGAGCGAAGTTCGCCTGCCGAACGGCGTTCTGCGTACTACCGGTGAGCACGAAGTGGACTTCCAGGTTCACAGCGAAGTGTTTGCTAAAGTTATCATCAACGTGGTTGCTGAGTAA
- the rpsR gene encoding 30S ribosomal protein S18 — protein MARYFRRRKFCRFTAEGVQEIDYKDIATLKNYITESGKIVPSRITGTRAKYQRQLARAIKRARYLSLLPYTDRHQ, from the coding sequence ATGGCACGTTATTTCCGTCGTCGCAAGTTCTGCCGTTTCACCGCGGAAGGCGTTCAAGAGATCGACTATAAAGATATCGCAACGCTGAAAAACTACATCACCGAAAGCGGTAAGATTGTCCCAAGCCGTATCACCGGTACCCGTGCAAAATATCAGCGTCAGCTGGCTCGCGCTATCAAACGCGCTCGCTACCTGTCCCTGCTGCCGTACACTGATCGTCATCAGTAA
- the priB gene encoding primosomal replication protein N produces MTNRLVLSGTVCRMPLRKVSPSGIPHCQFVLEHRSVQEEAGFHRQAWCQMPVIISGQENQAITHSITVGSAVTVQGFISCHKAKNGLSKLVLHAEQIELIDSGD; encoded by the coding sequence ATGACCAACCGTCTGGTGTTGTCCGGCACCGTGTGCAGGATGCCCCTTCGCAAGGTCAGCCCATCAGGAATACCTCACTGCCAGTTCGTGCTTGAGCACCGCTCTGTGCAGGAGGAAGCCGGTTTTCACCGGCAGGCGTGGTGTCAAATGCCTGTAATAATCAGCGGGCAAGAGAACCAGGCCATTACTCACAGTATAACGGTCGGTAGCGCAGTTACCGTGCAGGGGTTCATTAGCTGCCATAAGGCAAAGAATGGCCTGAGCAAACTGGTTCTGCATGCCGAGCAGATTGAATTGATAGATTCTGGAGACTAG
- the rpsF gene encoding 30S ribosomal protein S6, protein MRHYEIVFMVHPDQSEQVPGMIERYTGAITAAEGTIHRLEDWGRRQLAYPINKLHKAHYVLLNVEAPQEAIDELETNFRFNDAVIRSMVMRTKNAVTEASPMVKAKDERRERRDDFANETADAEDAGDSEE, encoded by the coding sequence ATGCGTCATTACGAAATCGTTTTTATGGTCCATCCTGACCAGAGCGAACAGGTTCCGGGCATGATCGAGCGTTACACTGGTGCTATTACTGCAGCAGAAGGCACGATCCACCGTCTGGAAGACTGGGGCCGCCGTCAGCTGGCTTATCCGATCAACAAACTGCACAAAGCACACTACGTTCTGCTGAACGTTGAAGCGCCGCAGGAAGCGATCGATGAGCTGGAAACTAACTTCCGCTTCAACGATGCCGTTATCCGCAGCATGGTTATGCGTACCAAAAACGCTGTTACTGAAGCATCTCCGATGGTTAAAGCGAAAGACGAGCGCCGTGAGCGTCGCGATGATTTCGCTAACGAAACCGCAGATGCTGAAGATGCTGGGGATTCTGAAGAGTAA
- a CDS encoding L-ribulose-5-phosphate 4-epimerase — MQQLKQQVLDANLDLPRYGLVTFTWGNVSAIDRARGLVAIKPSGVSYDALKADDIVIVDLQGEVVEGKLRPSSDTATHLALYRRYPSLGGVVHTHSTHATAWAQAGLAIPALGTTHADYFLGDIPCTRALTEQEVQGEYELNTGRVIIETLKEGEPLHTPGVVVYQHGPFAWGKDAHDAVHNAVVMEEVARMAWIARGINPSLKPIDGYLMDKHFMRKHGSHAYYGQK; from the coding sequence ATGCAACAGCTTAAGCAGCAGGTTTTAGACGCCAATTTGGATCTGCCGCGCTACGGCCTGGTGACCTTTACCTGGGGCAACGTCAGCGCCATCGACAGAGCGCGTGGGCTGGTGGCCATCAAGCCCAGCGGCGTGTCCTATGACGCGCTGAAGGCTGACGATATCGTAATAGTGGATCTGCAAGGCGAGGTCGTGGAGGGTAAATTGCGACCCTCTTCCGATACCGCTACCCATCTGGCGCTCTATCGCCGCTATCCCTCCCTCGGCGGGGTGGTGCATACCCACTCCACGCACGCCACCGCCTGGGCGCAGGCCGGGCTGGCGATCCCGGCGCTGGGCACTACCCATGCAGACTACTTTCTGGGAGATATCCCCTGCACGCGGGCGTTAACCGAGCAGGAGGTGCAGGGTGAGTATGAGCTGAACACAGGCAGGGTGATTATCGAAACGCTGAAGGAGGGCGAGCCGCTGCATACCCCAGGCGTGGTGGTTTATCAGCACGGTCCCTTTGCCTGGGGCAAAGATGCGCACGATGCGGTGCACAACGCAGTGGTGATGGAGGAGGTGGCGCGGATGGCGTGGATCGCGCGCGGTATCAACCCTAGCCTGAAGCCCATCGATGGCTATCTGATGGATAAACACTTTATGCGTAAGCACGGCTCACACGCCTACTATGGGCAAAAGTAG
- a CDS encoding L-ribulose-5-phosphate 3-epimerase, with protein sequence MLSKTVPLGIYEKALPAGECWYERLTLAKTLGFDFVEMSIDETDVRLARLSWSQEQRLALVKAVADTGVRVPSMCLSAHRRFPLGSEDDAVRTQGLEIMRRAIHLAQDVGIRVIQLAGYDVYYQQANDETRHRFRDGLKESVEMASRAQVTLAMEIMDYPLMNSISKALGYTHYLNNPWFQLYPDIGNLSAWDNDVQMELQAGSGHIVAVHVKDTQPGVFKNVPFGSGVVDFERCFRTLKESGYCGPYLIEMWSETAADPLQEVAKARAWVCERMARAGLLEDDHATA encoded by the coding sequence ATGCTGTCGAAAACTGTGCCGCTTGGCATCTATGAAAAAGCGCTCCCTGCTGGGGAGTGCTGGTACGAGCGTCTTACTCTGGCGAAAACGCTGGGCTTCGACTTTGTTGAAATGTCGATCGACGAAACCGACGTCCGGCTGGCTCGGCTGAGCTGGAGCCAGGAGCAGCGTCTGGCGCTGGTAAAAGCGGTTGCCGACACCGGGGTGCGGGTTCCCTCCATGTGCCTGAGCGCCCATCGCCGCTTTCCGCTGGGCAGTGAAGATGACGCGGTGCGCACCCAGGGGCTGGAGATTATGCGTCGCGCCATTCATCTGGCGCAGGACGTCGGTATCCGTGTGATCCAGCTGGCGGGCTATGACGTCTACTATCAGCAGGCCAACGACGAGACGCGCCACCGTTTTCGCGATGGCTTGAAGGAGAGCGTCGAGATGGCCAGCCGTGCGCAGGTCACGCTGGCGATGGAGATCATGGACTACCCCCTGATGAACTCTATCAGCAAAGCGCTTGGCTATACCCACTACCTGAATAACCCCTGGTTCCAGCTCTATCCGGATATCGGCAACCTCTCGGCGTGGGATAACGACGTGCAGATGGAGCTGCAGGCGGGCAGCGGGCATATCGTGGCGGTGCACGTGAAGGATACGCAACCCGGCGTCTTTAAAAACGTTCCCTTCGGCAGCGGCGTGGTGGATTTTGAACGCTGCTTCCGCACGCTGAAAGAGAGCGGCTACTGTGGGCCTTACCTGATCGAGATGTGGAGCGAGACGGCGGCCGATCCGCTTCAGGAGGTGGCGAAGGCACGGGCGTGGGTTTGCGAGCGTATGGCGCGCGCCGGACTGCTGGAGGATGACCATGCAACAGCTTAA
- a CDS encoding 3-keto-L-gulonate-6-phosphate decarboxylase UlaD, translating to MPLPMLQVALDNQTLADAYATTRLIAEEVDIIEVGTILCVGEGVRAVRDLKALYPHKIVLADAKIADAGKILSRMCFEANADWVTVICCADINTAKGALDVAHEFNGDVQIELTGFWRWEQAQAWREAGIQQVVYHRSRDAQAAGVAWGEADISAIKRLADMGFKVTVTGGLALEDLPLFKGIPIHVFIAGRSIRDAADPVQAARQFKRSIAQLWG from the coding sequence ATGCCATTACCGATGTTACAGGTCGCGCTGGATAACCAGACCCTTGCCGATGCTTACGCCACTACACGGCTGATTGCCGAAGAGGTAGATATTATTGAAGTGGGTACCATCCTCTGCGTAGGGGAAGGGGTACGTGCAGTACGCGATCTTAAGGCGCTCTATCCACATAAAATTGTGCTGGCCGACGCTAAAATTGCCGATGCCGGGAAGATCCTCTCGCGTATGTGCTTTGAGGCCAACGCCGACTGGGTCACGGTGATCTGCTGTGCGGATATCAACACCGCCAAAGGCGCGCTCGACGTCGCCCACGAGTTTAACGGCGATGTGCAGATCGAGCTGACCGGCTTCTGGAGGTGGGAGCAGGCGCAGGCCTGGCGGGAAGCGGGCATTCAGCAGGTAGTCTACCACCGCAGCCGTGATGCGCAGGCGGCGGGCGTGGCCTGGGGCGAGGCGGATATCAGCGCGATCAAACGCCTGGCGGACATGGGCTTTAAGGTCACCGTCACCGGCGGTCTGGCGCTGGAAGATCTGCCGCTGTTTAAAGGCATTCCCATCCACGTGTTTATCGCCGGGCGCAGCATCCGCGATGCCGCCGATCCGGTGCAGGCCGCGCGGCAGTTTAAACGCTCAATCGCCCAGCTGTGGGGTTAA